From Deltaproteobacteria bacterium:
GGCTGCGACTCCGCTGACCGTGGCTGCGTTCGCGCGCGCCTGCGCGGCGCGCAGCGGCGAGGCGCGGCTGCTCGCGCATGCGGACGGCCGTGTGCTCACGTACGCGGAGGCCGACGCGCGCTCGCGTCGCATCGCGCGGGGCCTGCTCGCGAGCGGCATCGGCAAGGGCGCGCGCGTGGGCCTGTTGCTGCCGAACGGGCCCGACTGGGTCGTGGCGTGGCTCGCGGCGGCGCGCATCGGCGCGCTCGTCGTGCCGATCAACACGTTCTATCAGGCGCGCGAGCTCGGCTTCGCGCTGCGCCACGCCGACGTCGCGCTGCTGCTCACCTGCGCGCGCTTCCTCGGCAACGACTACCTCGATCGCCTCGAGCGAGCCGCGCCGAGCCTCGGGGAGCAGCGCGGCGCGCCGCTCTTCGCCCCCGAGTTGCCGTTCCTGCGGGAAGCTCGCGTGTGGCAGAGCGACGGCCGCGAGCGCACGTGGACGAGCGGAGGCGCGGCGGCGCTCGAGGTGTTAGGCGCGGGCGTGAGCGAGGCGATCCTCGAGGCCGCGGAGCGCGAGGTCGCGCCCGCGGATCCGATGGTCGCGATCTACTCCTCGGGCA
This genomic window contains:
- a CDS encoding acyl--CoA ligase, whose amino-acid sequence is MPGANEQAATPLTVAAFARACAARSGEARLLAHADGRVLTYAEADARSRRIARGLLASGIGKGARVGLLLPNGPDWVVAWLAAARIGALVVPINTFYQARELGFALRHADVALLLTCARFLGNDYLDRLERAAPSLGEQRGAPLFAPELPFLREARVWQSDGRERTWTSGGAAALEVLGAGVSEAILEAAEREVAPADPMVAIYSSGSTGEPKGAIHAHGAVLRHARNLNAYRDILASDRMYSPMPFFWVGGFVFSLLAVMHAGASLVTEDAFEPGATLALLERERATLVSGWPHYGSALAEHGDFAKRDLRAIRGGNLYAVLPAEKRPADLGLRATGLGMTETCGPHTMGHIDEVLPERLRGSFGRPVPGVLHK